Proteins from a genomic interval of Paenibacillus sp. RC334:
- a CDS encoding MarR family transcriptional regulator encodes MNHPLHDSHRNKAVELIEYELTTFIRRAVYIDQSEHKIGTLERATYLLLRQLMEYGPTRVKTLADMFLLDISTVSRQTAALETKGLIRRLSDPSDGRVSLFEISELGKKLLLEDKKMRVARYCEMLENWTDEEQEKFGELLVRLNKTYIEG; translated from the coding sequence ATGAACCATCCTCTTCATGATTCTCACAGGAATAAAGCAGTGGAGCTTATTGAGTATGAGTTAACAACATTTATACGCCGCGCAGTATACATTGATCAGTCTGAGCACAAAATCGGCACTTTGGAGCGCGCCACGTATCTGCTATTGAGGCAGCTCATGGAGTATGGCCCCACTCGTGTAAAAACGCTCGCAGATATGTTTCTGCTCGATATTTCTACCGTCAGCAGACAAACGGCCGCATTGGAAACCAAGGGACTGATTCGCCGTCTATCCGACCCTTCGGACGGGCGCGTCAGCCTGTTTGAAATCTCGGAGCTGGGTAAGAAACTGTTGCTGGAAGACAAAAAAATGAGAGTAGCCCGGTATTGCGAAATGCTGGAGAACTGGACAGATGAGGAACAGGAAAAATTCGGGGAGCTGTTAGTACGGCTGAACAAAACCTACATTGAGGGATAA
- a CDS encoding SNF2 helicase associated domain-containing protein — MSFELTRRVIRQLCSQAAYDDGDAYYRAKRVAFTQIDHDDGVYEATIKGSRFYAVATMIRPNGSIRAECTCSTFQTTGRYCKHIAAVLINVHEMLSGKSLSVRSYASKLHSDMTSDSVEGTEADGIYTATAAQYDHARTARFSGITQSDLQLTDSMLKLFSSKKPLRSTPTLLDTRAVLDFQFVIRPFAYGYQKYMFGIEMKAGPKRLYIVQKIRPFLDSIDRGDSYMFTRNFSYEPQLYRFRLEHDAILQQLVQVRRNERMIRETSGTYSSSGSHMSGERMLLIPPAAWEKLLPLLAAAQGVQFEIHGNTTEGIPQSDNMLPLQFEFDKAEADTEGYQLSIQGLDDLTIMEGYGIVIADGKLVKQKNDPLQRLSELKRMVEVHHKRKIQIAAEQMESFMDKVVPGLMKLGRVHMTRSVSERVTQQPLKAKLYLDRVRDKLLAGLEFQYGEIIVNPLETDERKPDNERILIRDGEQEQQILDLMEHSSFAKTDSGYVMEDEDAEYDFLYHTVPQLEKLVEVYATGAVKSKINNTLPTPKVRVELDERTDWLEFKFDIEGIPESEIRLLLKSLEEKRRYHRLPNGALLPLETEEYKELIRFMNETGIRKSDLDAAQIRIPVTQGLYLIDPHDQGKNLTLGKTFRQLLENIRNPDHLDFPVPDTLAPILRDYQVYGFQWLKTLAHYRFGGILADDMGLGKTLQSIAFLVSVLPEIRSQQLPAMIVSPASLVYNWRNELEKFAPHIRVVIADGIADERNRIIRDAARYDVIITSYPLLRRDADLYGKLSFHTLILDEAQAFKNHATQTAQSVKDVKARYRFALTGTPVENTLEELWSIFDVVFPELFPGGKRAFHNLTRDVIAKRVRPFLLRRLKSDVLKELPEKIESVQVSRLLPDQKKLYTAYLAKLQHETLKHLNEEGFQKNRIKILAGLTRLRQLCCHPGLFIEGYTGSSAKFEQLLEIVTECLSSGKRMLIFSQFTTMLQLIGRELAQEGVPYFYLDGQTPASERVELCSRFNEGERDLFLISLKAGGTGLNLTGADTVILYDLWWNPAVEEQAANRAHRMGQKKVVQVIRLVAQGTVEDKMYELQQKKKNLIDQVIQPGQETLSALTELEIRELLMI, encoded by the coding sequence ATGAGCTTTGAACTTACCCGGCGGGTCATTAGACAGCTATGCAGTCAAGCCGCTTATGACGACGGGGACGCCTATTATCGGGCCAAAAGAGTGGCCTTCACGCAAATAGATCATGATGATGGTGTGTATGAGGCTACGATCAAAGGAAGTCGCTTCTATGCCGTTGCAACTATGATCCGCCCTAATGGCAGTATCCGCGCGGAATGCACCTGTAGCACATTTCAGACCACCGGACGGTATTGTAAGCATATTGCCGCTGTTCTCATTAATGTCCATGAAATGCTGAGCGGAAAAAGCCTGTCTGTGCGTTCTTATGCTTCCAAACTCCATTCGGACATGACCTCGGACTCAGTAGAAGGAACTGAAGCAGACGGAATCTATACCGCTACCGCTGCTCAGTATGATCACGCCCGGACCGCACGATTCTCCGGCATCACGCAGAGTGACCTCCAGTTGACCGACAGTATGTTAAAGTTGTTCAGCAGCAAGAAGCCACTTCGCAGCACTCCTACCCTGCTGGATACCCGCGCTGTTCTGGATTTTCAATTTGTGATCCGTCCTTTTGCCTACGGTTACCAGAAGTACATGTTTGGTATAGAGATGAAAGCCGGGCCCAAACGATTGTATATCGTCCAGAAAATCCGTCCATTTCTCGACAGCATTGATCGTGGCGACAGCTACATGTTTACGAGAAACTTTTCATACGAGCCTCAGTTGTACCGATTTCGACTCGAACATGACGCCATTCTTCAGCAGTTGGTTCAAGTTCGCCGTAATGAGCGGATGATCCGGGAAACCTCGGGTACGTATTCGTCCTCTGGCAGCCACATGAGTGGAGAACGGATGCTACTCATTCCACCTGCGGCCTGGGAAAAGCTGCTCCCCTTGCTGGCAGCAGCACAGGGCGTCCAGTTTGAAATTCACGGAAACACAACCGAGGGTATTCCTCAGTCGGACAACATGCTGCCGCTGCAATTCGAATTCGATAAAGCCGAGGCTGACACCGAGGGTTACCAGCTAAGCATTCAAGGGCTGGATGATCTAACCATTATGGAGGGCTACGGCATCGTCATTGCCGATGGCAAGCTCGTAAAGCAAAAGAATGATCCGCTGCAACGTCTGTCCGAGCTAAAACGGATGGTCGAAGTCCATCACAAGCGGAAGATTCAGATTGCAGCGGAACAGATGGAGTCCTTTATGGACAAGGTTGTTCCCGGGCTGATGAAGCTTGGACGTGTCCATATGACCCGTTCCGTATCTGAGCGGGTTACACAGCAGCCATTAAAGGCGAAACTATATCTGGATCGGGTAAGAGACAAGCTGCTGGCAGGACTGGAGTTCCAATACGGGGAAATCATCGTGAACCCACTGGAAACCGACGAGCGGAAGCCTGACAACGAGCGTATTCTGATACGGGATGGGGAGCAGGAACAACAAATTTTGGATCTGATGGAGCATAGCTCCTTCGCCAAGACAGACAGTGGATATGTTATGGAAGATGAGGATGCGGAATATGATTTTCTGTATCATACGGTGCCACAGCTGGAAAAGCTGGTAGAGGTGTATGCCACAGGTGCTGTTAAATCGAAAATAAACAACACTCTGCCTACCCCGAAGGTACGAGTAGAGCTGGACGAACGTACCGATTGGCTTGAATTTAAATTTGATATCGAAGGCATTCCGGAATCCGAAATCCGCCTGCTGCTAAAATCATTGGAGGAAAAGCGAAGATATCACCGCTTGCCGAATGGTGCTTTGCTGCCGCTGGAAACAGAGGAATACAAGGAACTGATCCGGTTCATGAACGAAACGGGAATTCGCAAAAGCGACCTGGATGCCGCACAAATTCGCATACCCGTTACGCAAGGACTGTATTTAATAGATCCCCATGATCAAGGGAAGAATCTGACGCTGGGCAAAACGTTTCGCCAACTGCTGGAGAATATTCGTAATCCAGATCATCTCGACTTTCCAGTACCCGACACACTCGCTCCAATCCTGAGGGATTATCAGGTTTACGGCTTTCAATGGCTCAAGACGCTGGCGCATTACCGTTTCGGGGGCATTTTGGCAGATGATATGGGACTGGGCAAAACGCTGCAAAGTATCGCCTTTCTCGTCTCTGTACTGCCGGAAATCCGTAGTCAGCAGCTTCCAGCCATGATCGTGTCTCCTGCGTCACTGGTATACAACTGGCGGAATGAGCTGGAGAAGTTTGCACCCCATATCCGCGTCGTTATTGCAGACGGCATCGCGGATGAGCGTAATCGAATCATTAGGGACGCAGCGCGGTATGATGTCATCATCACCTCCTATCCTCTGCTGCGTCGGGATGCAGACTTGTACGGCAAGCTATCGTTCCACACGCTGATTTTGGACGAGGCGCAGGCATTCAAGAACCATGCCACCCAAACGGCACAGAGTGTGAAGGATGTGAAAGCCCGTTACCGTTTTGCCCTTACCGGAACACCGGTGGAAAATACACTGGAGGAGCTATGGTCCATCTTCGATGTGGTATTTCCCGAGCTATTTCCCGGTGGAAAAAGAGCATTTCACAACCTCACCCGGGATGTGATCGCCAAGCGGGTACGTCCATTTCTGCTGCGCCGCCTCAAGAGTGACGTCCTGAAGGAGCTGCCGGAAAAAATCGAATCCGTTCAGGTGTCACGGCTCCTGCCGGATCAGAAGAAGCTGTATACCGCCTATCTGGCCAAGCTCCAGCATGAGACATTAAAGCATCTGAATGAGGAAGGCTTCCAGAAAAACAGGATCAAGATCCTTGCGGGTCTGACCCGGCTTCGCCAGCTCTGTTGTCATCCAGGCTTGTTCATCGAGGGCTACACCGGAAGCTCAGCCAAGTTTGAGCAGTTGCTTGAGATCGTTACGGAATGCCTTAGTTCGGGCAAGCGGATGCTCATCTTTTCACAATTCACGACGATGCTTCAATTGATCGGACGCGAGCTTGCTCAGGAAGGAGTGCCCTACTTTTACCTGGACGGGCAGACTCCCGCTTCGGAACGTGTGGAGCTATGCAGCCGTTTTAATGAAGGAGAACGTGATCTGTTCCTGATTTCTCTGAAAGCAGGAGGAACCGGCCTGAATCTCACCGGGGCAGATACCGTCATTTTGTATGATCTGTGGTGGAATCCCGCTGTAGAGGAACAGGCTGCCAATCGCGCCCACCGGATGGGCCAGAAAAAAGTCGTGCAGGTGATTCGTCTCGTCGCGCAAGGTACGGTAGAGGACAAAATGTATGAATTACAGCAAAAAAAGAAAAATCTCATCGACCAGGTCATCCAACCGGGACAAGAAACCCTTTCGGCACTGACCGAGCTGGAGATTCGTGAACTGTTAATGATCTAG